In one window of Candidatus Sulfuricurvum sp. RIFRC-1 DNA:
- a CDS encoding metal ABC transporter ATP-binding protein, which translates to MPLKFSPSLFEVNSLNFERQGNLVLKGATFQILPGEYCAIIGPNGGGKTTLVRLLLGLEKPTSGAIKLFGMAQNRFRDWNRIGYVPQRSALVDSTFPATVREVVGMGRYAVRGILGFESDEDKASISEAMELMGVQDLSDRLIGNLSGGQRQRVMIARALASNPDVLIVDEPNTGVDVESQHRFYELLRTLNRTKKMSILFITHDIGVIAEDITRVLFVNQTLLVSKNPAEMIRCDEMSRLYGTPAHVVCHNH; encoded by the coding sequence GTGCCGTTGAAATTTTCCCCGAGTCTTTTCGAAGTGAACAGCCTCAATTTTGAGAGACAGGGCAATCTTGTCCTCAAAGGGGCAACATTTCAAATTCTGCCGGGGGAATATTGTGCCATTATCGGCCCTAACGGCGGAGGGAAAACAACCCTTGTCCGTCTTTTGTTGGGTCTCGAAAAACCGACATCTGGTGCGATTAAACTTTTCGGAATGGCTCAAAATCGTTTCCGAGACTGGAACCGTATCGGCTATGTTCCTCAGCGTTCCGCTCTGGTGGACAGCACTTTTCCGGCAACGGTGCGTGAAGTGGTCGGGATGGGTCGATACGCCGTGAGGGGAATTTTGGGATTTGAATCGGACGAAGATAAAGCCTCGATTAGTGAGGCGATGGAGTTGATGGGGGTGCAGGATTTATCGGATCGTCTGATCGGTAACCTCTCCGGCGGTCAGCGCCAGCGAGTGATGATCGCTCGCGCACTTGCTTCTAACCCGGATGTATTGATTGTTGATGAGCCCAATACGGGGGTTGATGTTGAATCCCAGCACCGTTTCTACGAACTGCTCCGTACCCTTAACCGTACCAAAAAAATGTCTATCCTCTTTATTACTCACGATATCGGAGTAATTGCCGAGGATATTACCCGTGTCTTGTTTGTCAACCAAACACTGCTCGTTTCCAAAAATCCTGCTGAAATGATCCGATGTGATGAGATGAGCCGACTCTACGGCACACCGGCACACGTTGTATGTCATAATCATTGA
- a CDS encoding zinc ABC transporter substrate-binding protein has product MDTKRLIVFGGIIVAIVIGMSFFSPKPQKKESTGDVKAVVSVSTFSLFEVANAVAGDALDIRSIVPLGSDAHMFSPNPTQVAEISGAALFIYNGAGFETWAENLINTLPETTQVIDMSHYMTLMKSKEDHHDEAEHEGEETHDHGASDPHYWLDIDNMIKMTQTLDTQFSKLAPLKAEYFHHNARAYITELQKLKLEYTTGLAECKNRALISNHDAFGYLANANKLENVSVIGLSSDEQPSAQTVAHVVEVVKKYGMKTIFFEEMINDNVSQTIARETGAKALSLQPLENISQDELKSHQTYLSIMRENLKKLREAMECR; this is encoded by the coding sequence ATGGATACAAAACGACTGATAGTGTTTGGCGGTATTATTGTTGCAATCGTTATAGGGATGAGTTTTTTTTCTCCAAAGCCTCAGAAAAAGGAGAGTACAGGCGACGTTAAAGCGGTTGTCTCTGTCAGTACCTTCTCTCTGTTCGAAGTTGCCAATGCTGTTGCCGGTGATGCTCTTGATATCCGTTCCATTGTTCCATTGGGGAGCGATGCTCATATGTTTTCTCCTAATCCGACTCAGGTTGCCGAGATTTCAGGTGCGGCGTTGTTTATCTATAACGGTGCAGGATTTGAGACATGGGCCGAAAATCTGATAAACACCCTCCCTGAAACGACGCAGGTTATCGACATGAGCCACTATATGACTTTGATGAAAAGCAAAGAAGATCACCACGATGAAGCAGAACATGAGGGGGAAGAGACTCATGATCACGGAGCGTCTGATCCTCACTATTGGCTCGATATCGACAATATGATCAAAATGACCCAAACATTGGATACACAATTCTCAAAACTTGCCCCTCTCAAAGCGGAGTATTTTCATCACAATGCACGTGCCTATATTACCGAACTCCAAAAACTCAAATTAGAATACACAACAGGCTTGGCGGAGTGTAAAAATCGTGCCCTTATCTCAAATCACGACGCATTCGGTTATTTGGCAAATGCCAATAAATTGGAAAATGTGTCTGTTATCGGATTGTCCAGTGATGAGCAGCCGAGCGCACAGACGGTAGCCCATGTGGTCGAAGTAGTTAAAAAATACGGGATGAAAACGATCTTTTTTGAAGAGATGATCAACGATAACGTCTCTCAAACCATTGCACGCGAAACGGGGGCGAAGGCTCTCTCCCTCCAACCGCTGGAAAATATTAGCCAAGATGAGTTAAAATCGCATCAAACGTATCTCTCGATAATGCGAGAGAACCTAAAAAAATTACGTGAAGCTATGGAGTGCCGTTGA
- the secG gene encoding preprotein translocase subunit SecG, with translation MTGILLIVQIVLVVMITIAVLLQKSSSIGLGAYSGSNESVFGAKGPGSFLAKVTFFLGFVFVVNTIALGYFYAQQKNASVVDAMVETTEVAAPTIDIVNDTNITK, from the coding sequence ATGACAGGTATTCTGCTCATCGTGCAAATCGTACTCGTAGTAATGATCACTATCGCCGTACTTTTGCAAAAAAGTTCCAGCATCGGCTTGGGAGCATACAGCGGTTCTAACGAATCAGTTTTCGGGGCTAAAGGACCGGGGAGCTTTTTGGCTAAAGTGACCTTTTTCCTCGGATTTGTTTTTGTGGTGAACACAATCGCATTGGGTTATTTCTACGCTCAACAAAAAAATGCTTCGGTTGTCGACGCTATGGTTGAGACGACTGAGGTTGCCGCACCTACGATCGATATCGTAAACGATACCAATATTACCAAATAA
- a CDS encoding TIGR03862 family flavoprotein has product MKPKRIVIIGAGPAGLMAADVLSAAGISVDIYEAKPSVGRKFLMAGKGGLNITHSEPMDDFIGRYDQSDWLKPMIRAFDATMIRGWMESLGVDSFVGTSGRVFPTEMKAAPLLRRWLSSLKKRGVRVHCRHYWKGFSDEGSLVFECPEGEAVVKADATILALGGGSWASLGSDGAWVSILAAQGIPINPLLPSNCGFKSTWSPFLQPHLGKALKNISGWVKGAEESISSSEAVLTTYGIEGGLVYALSRPLREEMMAHGSAILYLDLLPHISEAALVSRLTSSTKQSLDNTWRKAGLEGVKAALIREGLAKNRWSDPLSVAAYVKKYPITLMGMQPIEEAISTAGGVMREALDEDLMLHALPNIFCAGEMLDWDAPTGGYLLTGCFASGVFAAKGVLKMVGGEKIRF; this is encoded by the coding sequence TTGAAACCTAAACGAATCGTCATTATCGGAGCAGGACCCGCCGGATTGATGGCAGCGGATGTTTTATCTGCAGCAGGGATAAGTGTCGATATTTACGAGGCGAAACCTTCTGTAGGTCGGAAATTCCTCATGGCGGGCAAGGGTGGGTTAAATATTACCCACAGCGAACCGATGGATGATTTTATCGGTCGCTATGATCAAAGCGATTGGCTGAAGCCTATGATTAGAGCATTTGATGCTACTATGATTAGAGGATGGATGGAGAGTTTGGGGGTCGATTCGTTCGTCGGGACATCGGGGAGAGTTTTCCCCACCGAGATGAAAGCCGCACCGCTGTTACGGCGGTGGCTCTCTTCGTTAAAAAAACGGGGCGTTCGTGTTCATTGTCGCCATTATTGGAAAGGCTTTAGTGATGAAGGCTCTTTAGTATTTGAGTGCCCGGAGGGTGAAGCAGTCGTAAAAGCCGATGCAACGATTTTAGCTTTGGGCGGCGGAAGCTGGGCCAGCTTAGGTTCGGATGGAGCATGGGTAAGCATTTTAGCGGCTCAAGGAATACCTATTAATCCGCTACTGCCCTCAAACTGTGGATTTAAATCAACATGGTCCCCCTTCTTGCAGCCCCATTTAGGGAAAGCGTTAAAAAATATCTCGGGATGGGTTAAAGGAGCCGAAGAGAGTATCAGTTCCTCCGAAGCTGTTTTAACAACCTACGGTATTGAGGGGGGATTGGTCTATGCGCTGTCGCGTCCATTACGCGAAGAAATGATGGCGCATGGCTCGGCAATCCTCTATTTAGACCTTTTGCCTCATATAAGTGAAGCTGCTTTGGTATCACGACTCACCTCATCTACAAAACAATCACTTGACAACACATGGCGCAAAGCGGGTTTGGAGGGGGTTAAAGCGGCACTCATTCGTGAAGGGTTAGCCAAAAATCGATGGTCTGACCCCCTCAGCGTTGCGGCATATGTAAAGAAATATCCCATTACCCTCATGGGAATGCAACCCATAGAGGAAGCCATTAGCACGGCAGGAGGGGTGATGCGTGAAGCACTGGACGAGGATCTTATGCTACACGCTCTTCCGAATATCTTTTGTGCAGGTGAAATGCTCGATTGGGATGCACCAACCGGTGGTTATCTCTTAACCGGATGTTTTGCCAGTGGAGTATTCGCGGCCAAAGGTGTTTTAAAAATGGTGGGTGGAGAAAAAATACGTTTCTGA
- a CDS encoding outer membrane protein transport protein, whose amino-acid sequence MKRSIKLAVAAAVALTSTAAFATNGDNLIGFSAKSRAMGGTGIANFNGADAALTNPALLAKTKTNNSFSFAGTVFNSDVKVESTAGNASNPAIGVSKTSDEGISMIPAIALSHRINDDVVFGLGMYGTAGMGTDWRGSTGLDNMLGQVDLYNMRSSLMLMQFAPALAYGNDTFGVGVTAIVQYGALSIDYDTSDATHVGSGTSNDFGLGYDIGAYYNPVKELTIGLNYKSAIDMEYKNQISDAAAAFGYGTNPLALPGKSDHLEQPAEYGIGVAYNMGAMTYTMDVKEIKWSDAKGYKDFGWDDQTVYALGVKYSADDFWLGAGFNYGENPIPNNTNATNVTGGFAPNTDGDTMNLFNYAMFPATVESAYTIGGGYSLDKTMSIDAAFTYTPEVSDTVSAATVGAGNVTTKHSQNALTVALNFDF is encoded by the coding sequence ATGAAACGTTCAATTAAATTGGCAGTTGCAGCAGCAGTTGCATTGACATCAACAGCGGCATTCGCTACAAATGGGGATAACTTGATAGGCTTTAGTGCAAAATCACGTGCTATGGGTGGAACAGGTATTGCAAACTTTAACGGAGCTGATGCGGCACTGACTAACCCGGCGCTTCTTGCTAAAACGAAAACAAATAATTCGTTTTCGTTTGCAGGTACAGTCTTTAATTCGGATGTAAAAGTTGAGTCAACTGCCGGAAATGCTAGCAATCCGGCTATTGGAGTTAGCAAAACAAGTGATGAAGGTATTAGTATGATACCTGCTATTGCTCTTTCTCATAGAATTAATGATGACGTTGTATTCGGACTTGGTATGTACGGAACTGCAGGTATGGGTACAGACTGGAGAGGAAGTACCGGGTTAGACAATATGTTGGGTCAAGTAGATTTATATAATATGAGAAGTTCTTTAATGCTCATGCAGTTTGCTCCGGCATTAGCGTATGGTAACGACACGTTTGGTGTCGGTGTTACTGCGATTGTTCAGTATGGCGCATTGAGTATAGATTATGACACAAGTGACGCTACTCATGTAGGTAGCGGTACTTCAAATGATTTTGGACTAGGATATGATATCGGTGCCTACTACAATCCTGTCAAAGAATTGACAATCGGTCTTAATTATAAGTCTGCAATTGATATGGAATATAAAAATCAAATCTCTGATGCAGCAGCAGCATTTGGTTATGGAACTAATCCTCTAGCGTTACCTGGAAAGTCAGATCATCTTGAACAACCAGCAGAGTATGGTATTGGAGTTGCGTACAATATGGGTGCTATGACCTATACTATGGATGTCAAAGAAATTAAATGGTCTGATGCAAAAGGGTATAAAGATTTTGGTTGGGATGATCAAACGGTGTACGCTCTGGGTGTGAAATACAGTGCAGATGATTTTTGGTTGGGTGCCGGTTTTAACTATGGGGAAAATCCTATTCCAAACAATACAAATGCTACTAATGTTACAGGAGGTTTTGCTCCCAATACAGATGGTGACACTATGAATCTTTTCAACTATGCAATGTTCCCTGCAACGGTTGAGTCTGCGTATACGATAGGTGGAGGATATTCATTGGACAAGACTATGTCGATTGACGCAGCATTTACATACACTCCGGAAGTATCTGATACTGTCAGTGCGGCAACAGTTGGAGCAGGTAATGTAACTACTAAACATTCTCAAAACGCGTTAACAGTAGCGCTTAATTTCGATTTCTAG
- a CDS encoding Bax inhibitor-1/YccA family protein, protein MALYDREYAREGAFGYESAHRSEAQIVSFVKDTYKLFAASMMAGAVGAYVGVPLAGAIANYFWPLFALEIGFLIGLHFVKHKPGINLAVMFGFVFMTGLMLAPLLARTLGMNGGATIIGNAFAMTSVVFGAMSFYAIKTTKDFTSYGKPLMIAMLVIIGFSILNIFLGNPILHVAISGVVVILFSIMVIYDTQNIMNGNYETPIDGALALYLDFLNIFTALLQLFGIFGSNDE, encoded by the coding sequence ATGGCTTTATATGATCGCGAATACGCACGAGAAGGTGCTTTTGGTTACGAGAGCGCTCACCGCAGTGAGGCGCAGATCGTTTCGTTTGTTAAAGATACGTATAAACTGTTCGCCGCTTCAATGATGGCAGGCGCAGTCGGTGCATACGTTGGTGTTCCTCTAGCTGGAGCAATCGCTAATTATTTTTGGCCTTTGTTTGCTTTGGAAATCGGTTTCCTCATCGGTTTACATTTTGTCAAACATAAACCCGGTATTAATTTAGCGGTTATGTTTGGGTTTGTCTTTATGACCGGTTTGATGTTAGCACCATTATTGGCACGCACACTAGGGATGAATGGCGGAGCGACCATTATCGGTAATGCGTTTGCCATGACCTCTGTCGTTTTTGGTGCTATGAGTTTTTATGCTATCAAAACTACTAAAGACTTTACCAGTTACGGTAAACCGTTAATGATTGCAATGTTGGTGATTATTGGTTTTTCAATTTTAAATATCTTCCTTGGTAATCCAATCTTGCACGTTGCTATTTCAGGCGTGGTTGTAATACTGTTTAGCATCATGGTTATTTATGATACGCAGAACATTATGAATGGAAACTACGAGACTCCTATCGACGGTGCCCTTGCGTTGTATCTCGATTTTCTCAATATCTTTACCGCATTGCTCCAACTCTTCGGAATTTTCGGAAGCAATGACGAATAA
- a CDS encoding metal ABC transporter permease, producing the protein MLEMFNYPFMQRAFIAGLMIAVLAALSGSFIVLRRYSLLSETLAHVSLVGVAIGLLFGMSPLWIAVVASLLASWMIEYLRSVHGMYSDSILAIFLSGSLALAIVIVSLAGSFNASLFSYLFGSILSVSTQDLWVMGIFGSLAMALLLTFFKELYFIAFDEDVARAGGIRVTLLNFMLVSVIAVIIALSIRVVGTLLIGALMVIPPVAAIRFGMGFYPTTLLSIAIALISVVIGLGASYLFSLPSGAAIVLCLLVIFIIALVVNRR; encoded by the coding sequence ATGTTGGAAATGTTTAATTACCCCTTTATGCAGCGGGCGTTTATCGCGGGATTGATGATAGCGGTTTTAGCGGCACTCAGCGGTTCTTTTATCGTTCTTCGCCGTTATTCATTGCTCAGCGAAACTTTGGCACACGTATCGTTAGTCGGTGTGGCAATAGGGTTATTATTTGGGATGAGCCCGTTGTGGATAGCGGTTGTTGCATCACTGCTTGCATCATGGATGATCGAATATCTGCGCAGTGTCCATGGGATGTATTCGGATTCAATACTTGCTATATTTCTATCAGGCTCACTTGCCCTTGCCATTGTTATTGTCTCGCTGGCAGGATCGTTTAATGCCTCCCTTTTTAGCTATCTTTTTGGCTCCATCCTCTCAGTAAGCACTCAGGATTTGTGGGTGATGGGGATTTTCGGCTCCTTGGCGATGGCACTGCTGCTCACTTTCTTCAAAGAACTCTATTTTATCGCTTTTGATGAGGATGTTGCCCGTGCAGGGGGTATCCGTGTGACGTTACTAAACTTTATGCTCGTGAGTGTTATAGCCGTGATTATCGCCCTATCGATTCGGGTGGTTGGGACGCTTCTTATCGGCGCATTGATGGTGATTCCTCCGGTTGCCGCAATCCGTTTCGGCATGGGTTTTTATCCGACCACGCTCCTTTCTATCGCGATAGCCCTCATTTCGGTGGTGATCGGACTCGGTGCTTCGTATCTTTTTTCACTTCCCAGCGGTGCCGCTATTGTCTTATGTCTTCTTGTTATCTTTATCATTGCCTTGGTGGTTAATCGTCGATGA
- a CDS encoding methyltransferase domain-containing protein, which translates to MSSACHEFSRYAAEYGSRNVIQRLVAKKLIASTPNQPKQIVDLGCGNGTLYSLIDWEVEHFVGIDFSAQMLEHHPLSPNVELILGDFNDPALFETLSAECFEHIYSASALQWADDLERVLKSLASLNTPMSLAIFTSGTFKTLHECAGVTPLLRSSDEVIAMAEKYMDARFEVLHTTLEFDSVREMFRYIKRSGVSGGRRVLNYAQTKQLMEFYPLNYLEFEVLFILKS; encoded by the coding sequence ATGAGTAGTGCGTGTCATGAGTTTTCCCGCTACGCTGCAGAATATGGCAGTCGTAATGTAATTCAACGCCTCGTTGCCAAAAAACTGATTGCCTCCACCCCTAATCAGCCAAAGCAGATAGTGGATTTGGGATGCGGGAACGGAACCCTTTATTCGCTGATTGATTGGGAGGTTGAACATTTTGTCGGCATCGATTTTTCCGCACAGATGTTAGAACATCACCCCTTATCACCCAATGTTGAGTTGATCTTGGGCGATTTTAACGATCCGGCATTATTTGAAACGTTAAGTGCTGAGTGCTTTGAGCATATTTACTCCGCTTCAGCATTGCAGTGGGCGGATGATCTGGAGAGGGTGTTAAAATCGCTAGCATCGCTCAACACCCCCATGTCGCTGGCTATTTTCACCTCAGGAACCTTTAAAACCCTTCACGAATGTGCGGGGGTTACTCCGTTGTTACGCTCTAGCGATGAGGTCATAGCTATGGCTGAAAAATATATGGACGCACGATTTGAAGTACTTCATACAACGTTGGAGTTTGATTCGGTACGGGAGATGTTTCGCTATATCAAACGAAGCGGAGTGAGTGGTGGGCGTCGCGTTCTTAACTATGCACAAACAAAGCAGTTAATGGAATTTTATCCGCTTAATTATTTAGAATTTGAAGTATTATTTATTTTAAAAAGTTAA